One part of the Acidobacteriota bacterium genome encodes these proteins:
- a CDS encoding nitrile hydratase accessory protein → MPVDSGRLAALPPLPRDEEGPVFEAPWQAQAFALAVKLSEAGHFTWKEWAETLAAELQGAADRGEPDDGSRYYHHWVAALERLATRKSLTDVAALLDRKEAWADAYRHTPHGKPVELKNSRKSG, encoded by the coding sequence ATGCCGGTCGACTCCGGCCGGCTCGCGGCCCTCCCGCCGCTCCCGCGAGACGAGGAGGGGCCCGTCTTCGAGGCGCCGTGGCAGGCCCAGGCGTTCGCTCTCGCGGTCAAGCTGTCCGAAGCGGGTCATTTCACCTGGAAGGAGTGGGCGGAGACGCTGGCCGCCGAGCTCCAGGGAGCGGCCGATCGCGGCGAGCCGGACGACGGATCTCGGTATTACCATCACTGGGTCGCGGCGCTAGAACGGCTCGCCACCCGAAAGAGCCTGACGGACGTGGCCGCACTGCTCGACCGCAAGGAAGCATGGGCGGACGCCTACCGGCATACGCCGCATGGCAAGCCCGTCGAACTGAAGAACTCCCGGAAGTCCGGCTAA
- the nthB gene encoding nitrile hydratase subunit beta, with translation MNGIHDMGGMDGMGSVAREENEPVFHEPWEGRVYGLGRAIGRWGRGRNWGSFRFALESLPPADYLRMSYYERWFTVHVNRLLSSDLVTREELDSGYADPDAAPPEELPASEAEAASPGSGLLDTAVNARFNVDDPVRGRNMHPRGHTRMPRYTRGRRGVVIRDNGVYALQDTDEQGQRLGNTPQHVYTVRFDAQELWGDRATARDSVYVDLWEEYLEPA, from the coding sequence ATGAACGGCATCCACGACATGGGCGGCATGGACGGGATGGGCTCGGTGGCCCGCGAAGAAAACGAGCCGGTCTTCCACGAACCCTGGGAGGGTCGTGTCTACGGCCTGGGCCGCGCCATCGGCCGCTGGGGACGCGGCCGCAACTGGGGCAGCTTCCGGTTCGCTCTCGAGAGCCTGCCGCCGGCCGACTACCTGCGCATGTCGTACTACGAGCGTTGGTTCACCGTCCACGTCAACCGGCTGCTGTCAAGCGACCTCGTCACCCGGGAGGAACTCGACAGCGGGTACGCGGACCCGGATGCGGCGCCTCCGGAAGAGTTGCCGGCGAGCGAAGCCGAAGCCGCGTCACCCGGCTCGGGTCTTCTGGACACCGCGGTGAACGCGCGCTTCAACGTCGACGATCCGGTGCGGGGACGTAACATGCATCCCCGCGGACACACGCGCATGCCGCGCTACACCCGCGGCCGCCGCGGCGTGGTCATCCGCGACAACGGTGTCTACGCCTTGCAGGACACCGACGAACAGGGCCAGCGGCTCGGCAACACTCCGCAGCACGTCTATACCGTTAGATTCGATGCGCAGGAGCTGTGGGGCGATCGCGCCACCGCGAGGGATTCGGTCTACGTGGACCTGTGGGAGGAGTACCTTGAACCAGCGTGA
- the nthA gene encoding nitrile hydratase subunit alpha, protein MTDTREPEEVGRRQFLKTSAAGAAGMAGGAGAAAAQPPETHDHDHQVVPDDIALRVRALESILIEKNMIDPAGLDEVVDAYENRIGPRNGAQVVARAWTDPDFRARLLADGTAAIGEMGYLGAQGEHMVVVENTPDVHNLVVCTLCSCYPWPTLGLPPVWYKSSAYRSRAVIEPRAVLREFGLDVPDDVEVRVWDSTAEMRYLVLPERPAGTEGMTEEQLVELVTRDSMIGVARVAAP, encoded by the coding sequence ATGACGGACACACGCGAGCCCGAAGAGGTTGGTCGCCGCCAGTTCCTGAAGACCTCCGCGGCGGGCGCCGCAGGAATGGCGGGTGGAGCCGGCGCTGCCGCCGCGCAGCCGCCGGAGACCCACGATCACGATCACCAGGTGGTTCCCGATGACATTGCGCTACGCGTGCGGGCGCTCGAATCGATCCTTATCGAGAAGAACATGATCGACCCGGCCGGCCTCGATGAGGTCGTCGACGCCTACGAGAACCGGATCGGGCCGCGCAACGGCGCGCAGGTGGTGGCGCGCGCGTGGACGGATCCCGACTTCAGGGCACGGCTGCTGGCGGACGGCACCGCGGCGATCGGCGAGATGGGGTATCTCGGGGCGCAGGGCGAGCACATGGTGGTGGTGGAGAACACGCCGGACGTCCACAACCTCGTGGTATGCACGCTCTGTTCCTGCTACCCGTGGCCGACACTCGGATTGCCGCCAGTCTGGTACAAGTCCTCCGCATACCGTTCACGCGCGGTCATCGAACCCCGTGCCGTCCTTCGGGAGTTCGGGCTCGACGTGCCCGACGACGTCGAGGTGCGGGTCTGGGACAGCACCGCCGAGATGCGGTACCTCGTGCTGCCGGAGCGTCCGGCCGGCACGGAGGGAATGACCGAGGAACAGCTCGTAGAACTTGTCACGCGCGACTCCATGATCGGTGTCGCGAGGGTGGCGGCGCCGTAG
- a CDS encoding pyrroloquinoline quinone-dependent dehydrogenase has translation MPGRTHLRLPVLFAAIALTAAAAAAPPAAAQQGAPANGEWPTYGGDLGGTKYSPLTQIDGENFGDLEIAWRWLSADAFLSIDTPDGGEWWADSATIFEELLRRDPDRWRDSQPPYITNLKATPLMVGGRLFINMPTSQIASIDAATGETLWVYNPKTYEEGTTTMTARWNQRGVAYWSDGPEREDERIFAGTGNGYLICVDARTGEPCADFGDGGWVDLTEGIPRATRGDRDWLNALLYSVQSPPLVVGDTIVTPSSISSYNITREAPPGWMRGFDPRSGQMKWMFRTIPQGDEFGNDTWEGDSWRVTGKVGVWTLMSADPELGLIYLPTNTPAPDYYGGHRLGDNLFAESIVAVDIETGEREWHFQAVHHGLWDWDFPAAPNLVDIIVDGQTVKALAQVSKQGFTYVFNRETGEPIWPIEERPVPTDTDIPGERPSPTQPFPTRPAPFEYQGAVIDDLVDFTPEIREMAIEAVDGYRLGPIFTPQMWEGTIQRPSSGGGANWSGAAFDPATGILYVPSRNAYSVRQYREPRTGEAATLAVIERRGEGVTRPQMPQGLPLFKPPYSRLTAIDLNSGEHVWMKPTGNGDRIRNHPLLRDLDLPPLGGDASRAGPLLTPGLLIYALTTGGTNDGPRLVALDKATGDELASVDLPGGAIGTPMTYMLDDQQYIALTVGGGRVPELIALALPQ, from the coding sequence ATGCCTGGTCGCACCCATCTCCGCCTGCCGGTTCTGTTTGCAGCAATTGCCCTCACGGCCGCCGCTGCCGCTGCTCCGCCCGCGGCAGCCCAGCAGGGCGCTCCCGCCAATGGCGAGTGGCCTACGTACGGTGGCGACCTGGGTGGGACGAAGTACTCACCGCTGACGCAGATCGACGGGGAAAACTTCGGCGACCTCGAGATTGCGTGGCGGTGGCTCTCCGCCGACGCCTTCCTCAGTATCGACACGCCGGACGGCGGCGAGTGGTGGGCCGATTCCGCCACCATCTTCGAGGAACTCCTCCGTCGCGACCCCGATCGCTGGCGCGACTCGCAACCGCCCTACATCACCAACCTGAAGGCAACACCGTTGATGGTGGGCGGCCGGCTGTTCATCAACATGCCGACGTCTCAGATCGCGTCGATTGACGCGGCAACCGGCGAGACGCTCTGGGTATACAACCCGAAGACCTACGAGGAAGGTACGACGACGATGACCGCCCGCTGGAATCAGCGTGGCGTCGCGTATTGGTCCGACGGGCCGGAGCGCGAGGACGAGCGGATCTTCGCCGGCACGGGCAATGGCTACCTGATCTGCGTCGACGCCAGGACGGGCGAGCCGTGCGCCGACTTCGGCGACGGCGGCTGGGTCGACCTGACGGAGGGAATCCCCCGCGCCACGCGTGGAGACCGCGACTGGCTCAATGCCCTTCTTTACTCCGTGCAATCGCCTCCGCTCGTCGTCGGCGACACGATCGTCACGCCGTCTTCGATCTCGTCCTACAACATCACGCGCGAGGCGCCGCCCGGGTGGATGCGCGGCTTCGACCCGCGCAGCGGGCAGATGAAGTGGATGTTCCGCACCATCCCGCAGGGGGACGAGTTCGGCAACGACACCTGGGAAGGCGATTCCTGGCGCGTGACCGGCAAGGTGGGCGTCTGGACCCTGATGAGCGCGGACCCGGAACTGGGCCTCATCTACCTGCCCACCAACACGCCTGCACCCGACTACTACGGTGGCCACCGCCTGGGCGACAACCTGTTCGCCGAGAGCATCGTCGCCGTCGATATCGAAACCGGCGAGCGCGAGTGGCACTTCCAGGCAGTGCACCACGGCCTCTGGGACTGGGACTTCCCCGCCGCACCCAACCTGGTCGACATTATCGTCGACGGCCAGACGGTGAAGGCGCTCGCCCAGGTGAGCAAGCAGGGCTTCACGTACGTCTTCAACCGGGAAACGGGCGAGCCCATCTGGCCGATCGAGGAGCGGCCGGTCCCCACGGATACCGACATCCCCGGCGAGCGTCCGTCGCCTACCCAGCCGTTTCCCACACGGCCCGCGCCATTCGAATACCAAGGCGCCGTGATCGACGACCTTGTGGATTTCACACCCGAGATTCGGGAGATGGCCATCGAAGCGGTCGACGGCTACCGGCTGGGACCGATCTTCACACCTCAGATGTGGGAAGGAACGATACAGCGGCCCAGCAGCGGCGGCGGCGCCAACTGGTCCGGGGCCGCGTTCGATCCGGCGACCGGGATCCTGTATGTACCCTCGCGCAACGCCTATTCCGTCCGCCAGTACCGGGAGCCGAGGACGGGCGAGGCGGCGACTCTCGCCGTCATCGAGCGACGCGGCGAGGGTGTAACCCGGCCGCAGATGCCGCAGGGACTTCCTTTGTTCAAACCTCCCTACTCCCGGCTGACCGCGATTGATCTGAACTCGGGTGAGCACGTCTGGATGAAGCCGACCGGCAATGGCGACCGGATCCGTAACCACCCGCTGCTGCGCGACCTCGATCTGCCGCCGCTCGGCGGCGACGCCAGCCGCGCCGGTCCCCTGCTGACGCCGGGCCTCCTGATCTACGCCCTGACTACCGGCGGCACGAACGACGGCCCGCGGCTCGTGGCGCTCGACAAGGCAACCGGCGACGAGCTGGCCTCGGTGGATCTGCCAGGCGGCGCCATCGGCACGCCAATGACCTACATGCTCGACGACCAGCAGTACATCGCCCTGACGGTGGGTGGCGGGCGCGTCCCGGAACTCATCGCCCTCGCGCTGCCGCAGTAA
- a CDS encoding MBL fold metallo-hydrolase: MRRGSSSGRATATRPSSRWSSAISPPRGGATATRPSCRARSPFMCATTTWSAPTEPGCTTATSTSSIIIRRSRAESSRSERRGGRVEERGTGATDMRNWLNGRRDLARVVALGLAMVAVVAVAAQETDPTDGKRAYRFEELTDGVWFATGTGAMTTMSNSLVIVNDDHAMLVDTSVTPAAARKLVAEIADEITDLPIRYVFNTHFHFDHAHGNQIFDDDVEIVGHDYVRTQFLADSPNQRTNRSFTAGTRQQVEQLKERVAAATDASERSQLELNLRITEAHLNALAETRVKAPNVTYNDTMTIVKGDREIQLHYPGRGHTAGDTLVFLPEEKIVFTGDFFVGSPGANGLPYMGDGFVHEWPASLDRLKALDFDTIVPGHGNPFQEREQIDHLQAYLRDLWNQASKLRADGVSAEDAAGRIDLSAHAAHYGDRARSADPRAVVRIYEVLQILHPM, from the coding sequence ATGCGGAGGGGCTCGTCGTCCGGGCGCGCTACCGCAACGCGCCCGAGCAGCAGATGGTCGTCCGCCATCTCGCCACCGCGCGGCGGGGCAACTGCTACGAGGCCAAGCTGCCGCGCACGCTCACCATTCATGTGCGCGACCACGACCTGGAGCGCACCGACCGAACCGGGGTGTACCACGGCTACCTCTACATCGAGCATCATCATCCGGAGATCGCGGGCCGAGTCGTCGCGGAGTGAACGACGAGGCGGCCGTGTCGAAGAACGGGGAACAGGAGCGACAGACATGCGGAACTGGCTGAACGGGCGGCGGGATCTGGCGCGGGTAGTAGCGCTCGGGCTGGCAATGGTGGCGGTCGTGGCGGTGGCCGCGCAGGAAACCGATCCGACGGACGGCAAACGGGCATACCGTTTCGAGGAACTAACCGACGGGGTCTGGTTCGCCACCGGCACCGGCGCGATGACGACGATGAGCAACTCGCTCGTGATCGTGAACGACGACCACGCGATGCTGGTCGACACGAGCGTGACGCCCGCCGCGGCCCGCAAGCTGGTGGCGGAGATCGCCGACGAGATCACGGACTTGCCGATCCGTTACGTCTTCAATACGCATTTCCACTTCGACCATGCGCACGGCAACCAGATTTTCGATGACGACGTGGAGATCGTCGGTCATGACTACGTCCGGACGCAGTTCCTTGCGGACTCGCCCAACCAGCGGACCAACCGCAGCTTCACGGCAGGGACGCGACAGCAGGTGGAGCAGTTGAAGGAGCGGGTCGCGGCAGCGACGGACGCGAGCGAGCGGTCGCAGCTCGAACTCAATCTCCGCATCACCGAGGCGCACCTGAACGCTCTGGCCGAGACCCGCGTGAAAGCGCCCAACGTCACGTACAACGACACGATGACGATTGTGAAGGGCGACCGCGAGATTCAGCTTCACTACCCGGGCCGAGGTCATACCGCTGGCGACACGCTCGTCTTCCTGCCGGAAGAGAAGATTGTCTTCACCGGTGACTTCTTCGTCGGCAGTCCCGGCGCGAACGGCCTGCCGTACATGGGTGACGGCTTCGTCCATGAGTGGCCAGCCAGCCTCGACCGCCTGAAGGCTCTCGACTTCGACACCATCGTTCCCGGCCATGGCAATCCGTTCCAGGAGCGAGAGCAGATTGACCACCTGCAGGCCTATCTGCGCGATCTCTGGAATCAGGCGAGCAAGCTGCGGGCCGATGGCGTGTCGGCCGAGGATGCGGCAGGCCGGATCGATCTGAGCGCGCATGCCGCCCACTATGGTGACCGTGCCCGCAGCGCGGACCCGAGAGCGGTTGTCCGGATTTACGAGGTGTTGCAGATCCTGCACCCAATGTGA
- a CDS encoding polysaccharide deacetylase: MRPDFTRASLAVAAALLLLSVAPEFDLRATARTQADQPGIYLSLDEIREIAGRIRAGRSLQPASWPNGARVAVLLSFDVDNDTITIARNAEPSPGAMSQGEYGARVGLRRVVELMDRHEIPASFFIPAVSLVVAPEMVDVIQASGRHEFGVHGWIHELNSALDAETERELVVRATDYLEEVTGHRPVGYRAPSWNFSPNTLDIIRGLGFLYDSSLMADDRPYELLQDGEPTGMVELPVEWILDDAPLLNPRGNSYTSPRELLQVYIDEFDKAYEEGTMFLLTTHPHIIGHRSRIIILEELIAHIQQTDNVWWATHEQVARYVKEQAGL, from the coding sequence ATGCGCCCGGACTTCACGCGCGCCAGCCTGGCTGTAGCGGCGGCGCTGTTGCTGCTATCCGTCGCTCCGGAGTTCGACCTCCGGGCGACGGCTCGGACTCAGGCGGATCAGCCCGGCATCTACCTGAGCCTCGACGAGATCCGCGAGATCGCGGGTCGGATCCGGGCCGGCCGCAGCCTGCAGCCGGCGAGCTGGCCCAATGGCGCGCGCGTCGCCGTGCTGCTTTCATTCGACGTCGACAACGACACCATCACCATCGCCCGAAACGCGGAGCCGTCGCCGGGCGCCATGTCACAGGGCGAGTATGGCGCGCGGGTCGGCCTCCGCCGCGTGGTCGAGCTGATGGACCGTCATGAGATTCCGGCGTCGTTCTTCATTCCCGCGGTCAGTCTGGTCGTCGCTCCCGAGATGGTCGACGTCATCCAGGCGTCGGGACGCCACGAGTTCGGCGTCCACGGCTGGATCCACGAGCTGAACAGCGCGCTTGACGCCGAAACCGAGCGCGAGCTGGTGGTTCGCGCCACGGACTACCTGGAGGAGGTGACTGGCCACCGCCCCGTCGGCTATCGCGCACCGAGTTGGAACTTCAGTCCGAACACGCTCGACATCATTCGCGGACTGGGTTTCCTCTACGACAGCTCGCTGATGGCCGACGATCGCCCGTACGAATTGCTGCAAGACGGGGAACCGACGGGGATGGTCGAGCTGCCGGTCGAGTGGATTCTCGACGACGCACCGCTCCTGAACCCGAGGGGGAACAGCTACACGTCGCCCCGTGAACTGCTCCAGGTCTACATCGACGAGTTCGACAAGGCGTACGAGGAGGGGACGATGTTCCTCCTCACCACGCATCCCCACATCATTGGCCACCGTTCCCGCATCATCATCCTCGAGGAGCTGATCGCCCACATCCAGCAGACGGACAATGTCTGGTGGGCGACGCACGAACAGGTTGCCCGCTACGTGAAGGAGCAGGCTGGCCTCTGA
- a CDS encoding penicillin acylase family protein, translating to MSINARRFIRLATGVLAATVAGCTAAPDPPESLDALADRALARIDGELEVPGLREPVEVIRDEWGVPHIYAANDDDLFFAQGYVMAQDRLWQMEMWRRWREGRLAEVFGPDALDYDRRTRLMMFRGPWDETEWTSYHPNAERLFTAHANGVNAYIEQHRGNLPVEFQLTGIVPEPWTARTAVLRWAALAVPSVRGHAINEMRLAMSVARYGVEEANRRAAPDPWDDLVVPDGLDVDIITEEIIDAMRAGDGDPFVAGRLPPLEVVEPFRALITDVRTTQVSPGLIATEGSNNWVMSGARSPTGVPILANDPHRRIEMPALRYFVQLVAPGWNVIGGGEPPFAGVDAGNNERVAWGFTFAGTDMVDVYVEELHPEDPDLVRWQDGWEPLRLIEEEIPVKGREPEPIVLKFSRHGPVFYEDLENRRAYAVRSVVQEPGTAAYKGSFQLAQADSCADFFDRAMHWLVPTHSLICGDVEGNIALQVTGLTPDRDGWNGRLPVPGTGNYEWRGFRTDLPREFNPERGYITTANNNVHPPGYEGRPVFYHSSRGVETSRIARLHQILGSDEQLSVEDHMRIQHDVYLLAAERDIPAFQGWTSDDPDVEWARALIADWDGRLTKESTAAALYVRWNSEFDARAQDPATPADERRALIEEGLAAALDRLTAELGPDRDEWRHGRVHASELPHMIASAFDLPAVERPGGFGAVNATGANFRRIIDLANLDRSVASNSPGQSAQPGSPYYGNLVENLGNGEYFPLLYTRGAVEEHAAHRLMLLPGDR from the coding sequence ATGTCCATCAACGCAAGACGTTTCATCCGGCTGGCCACGGGAGTGCTGGCGGCAACCGTAGCCGGCTGCACCGCCGCCCCGGACCCACCCGAATCGCTTGACGCGCTCGCGGACCGGGCGCTCGCCCGGATCGACGGCGAGCTTGAAGTCCCGGGATTGAGGGAACCGGTCGAGGTCATACGGGACGAGTGGGGAGTGCCCCACATCTACGCCGCCAACGACGACGACCTCTTCTTCGCCCAAGGCTACGTCATGGCGCAGGACCGGCTCTGGCAGATGGAGATGTGGCGCCGGTGGCGCGAAGGCCGGCTCGCGGAGGTCTTCGGGCCGGACGCGCTCGACTATGACCGCCGCACGCGCCTGATGATGTTCCGCGGGCCGTGGGACGAGACCGAGTGGACGAGCTACCACCCCAACGCGGAGCGCCTCTTTACGGCGCACGCCAACGGCGTGAATGCCTACATCGAGCAGCACCGGGGCAACCTTCCCGTCGAGTTCCAGCTCACGGGAATCGTGCCGGAGCCCTGGACGGCCAGAACGGCCGTTCTGCGGTGGGCGGCGCTCGCGGTCCCGAGCGTGCGCGGGCATGCGATCAACGAGATGCGGCTCGCGATGAGTGTCGCCCGCTATGGCGTCGAGGAAGCCAACCGGCGCGCGGCGCCGGACCCGTGGGACGATCTGGTGGTCCCGGACGGGCTCGACGTGGACATCATCACCGAGGAGATCATCGACGCGATGCGCGCCGGGGACGGGGATCCGTTCGTGGCCGGAAGGCTCCCGCCCCTGGAGGTCGTGGAGCCGTTTCGGGCGCTCATCACCGACGTGCGAACGACTCAGGTCTCGCCCGGTCTCATCGCAACCGAGGGGAGCAACAACTGGGTGATGAGTGGCGCACGATCGCCGACCGGCGTGCCAATCCTCGCCAACGATCCGCACCGGCGTATCGAGATGCCGGCCCTCCGTTACTTCGTGCAGCTTGTCGCGCCGGGCTGGAACGTAATCGGTGGCGGCGAGCCGCCGTTTGCCGGCGTCGACGCGGGAAACAACGAGCGCGTGGCGTGGGGCTTCACGTTCGCCGGCACGGACATGGTCGACGTCTACGTCGAGGAGCTGCACCCCGAGGATCCCGATCTCGTGCGGTGGCAGGACGGTTGGGAGCCGCTCCGGCTCATCGAGGAAGAGATTCCCGTCAAGGGCCGGGAACCGGAGCCCATCGTCCTGAAGTTCAGCCGGCACGGTCCGGTGTTCTACGAGGACCTGGAGAACCGTCGCGCCTATGCCGTGCGGTCGGTGGTCCAGGAGCCGGGGACCGCCGCCTACAAGGGCAGCTTCCAGCTCGCACAGGCCGACAGTTGTGCGGATTTCTTCGACCGCGCAATGCACTGGCTCGTGCCCACCCACAGCCTCATCTGCGGGGACGTCGAGGGCAACATCGCGCTCCAGGTGACAGGGCTGACACCCGACCGCGACGGCTGGAACGGCCGCCTTCCGGTACCCGGCACGGGCAACTACGAGTGGCGGGGATTCCGCACCGATCTCCCGCGCGAGTTCAACCCGGAGCGTGGCTACATCACCACCGCCAACAACAACGTCCACCCACCGGGCTACGAGGGGCGGCCCGTGTTCTACCACTCGTCAAGGGGAGTGGAGACATCGCGGATCGCGCGCCTCCACCAGATACTCGGGTCCGACGAGCAGCTGTCCGTCGAGGATCACATGCGGATTCAGCACGACGTCTACCTGCTCGCGGCCGAGCGGGACATCCCGGCGTTCCAGGGGTGGACGTCCGACGATCCGGACGTCGAGTGGGCGCGCGCCCTGATCGCCGACTGGGACGGCAGACTCACGAAAGAAAGCACGGCCGCGGCGCTCTACGTACGCTGGAACAGCGAGTTCGACGCGCGGGCGCAGGATCCGGCCACGCCGGCGGACGAACGCCGCGCGCTGATCGAAGAGGGACTCGCGGCGGCGCTGGATCGCCTGACCGCGGAGCTCGGACCCGACCGGGACGAGTGGCGGCACGGGCGGGTCCACGCGAGCGAGCTGCCCCACATGATCGCCTCGGCATTCGACCTGCCGGCCGTCGAGCGACCGGGAGGATTCGGCGCCGTCAACGCAACGGGGGCCAACTTCCGCCGCATCATCGACCTCGCGAACCTCGACCGCTCCGTCGCAAGCAACTCACCGGGGCAGTCTGCCCAACCGGGCAGCCCGTACTACGGCAACCTGGTCGAAAACCTGGGCAACGGCGAGTACTTCCCGCTCCTTTATACGCGCGGCGCGGTCGAGGAACACGCAGCCCATCGACTGATGCTGCTGCCCGGGGACCGTTGA
- a CDS encoding carboxylesterase family protein encodes MEWNRVVAFVLAATGVAILAACGTPAADDGADGPIVSLSAATPVSVTGGDVQGAATAANPDVIAFKGIPFAAPPVGERRWQPPAPVVTWTGVRDATETGPICVQNGGQNVTQDEDCLFLNVWAPRETTEPRPVLFWIHGGGYTGGSGSSALYDGTALAGDGAVVVTINYRLNVFGFLAHPALSDESPHGASGNYGLFDMVAALEWVRDNIATFGGDPDRVMIVGESAGGGAVMAVMLMPQAEGLYHRAIAQSTYIRGWDRPLDSPARGWEPAQAQGARIGEALGASGDDADEQLAAMRATSAGEVLEASNRDAGNTFRNTGNVWAPNVDGWAILDDPLAMYEGGRQHDVPLITGLMGNEGSLFTRNMDIADVGSFEAYVRAVYPEHAEQMLAHYAVDSPESATAGIDKLIHDLLFAGPVRAHAEAHAKKMSPVWLYHFTHAPPTAWGETLGAHHAAELVYVFGTLTRTDDGGERPLGLSTLGDFTEADFRLSETVRSYWIQFAATGNPNRPDLPDWPVFNLESNEHLVLNTAAAPAAELDVAGAALWNRQQTDRRESN; translated from the coding sequence ATGGAATGGAATCGAGTCGTAGCGTTCGTCCTGGCCGCTACGGGCGTCGCGATACTGGCCGCGTGCGGCACGCCCGCGGCCGACGACGGGGCGGACGGCCCGATTGTCTCGCTGTCGGCCGCCACGCCAGTGAGCGTCACCGGGGGTGATGTTCAGGGCGCCGCAACCGCCGCCAATCCCGACGTCATCGCGTTCAAGGGAATACCGTTCGCGGCGCCGCCGGTGGGCGAGCGGCGCTGGCAGCCACCGGCGCCTGTCGTTACCTGGACCGGCGTCCGCGACGCAACCGAGACTGGTCCGATCTGCGTCCAGAACGGCGGCCAGAATGTCACCCAGGACGAGGACTGCCTGTTCCTGAACGTCTGGGCGCCGCGCGAGACCACGGAACCGCGCCCCGTCCTCTTCTGGATTCATGGCGGCGGGTACACCGGCGGTTCGGGCTCGAGCGCCCTCTACGACGGCACGGCACTGGCGGGAGACGGCGCCGTGGTAGTGACCATCAACTACCGTCTGAACGTCTTCGGCTTCCTGGCCCATCCGGCGCTCTCCGATGAATCGCCGCACGGCGCGAGCGGCAACTACGGGCTGTTCGACATGGTGGCGGCGCTGGAGTGGGTCCGCGACAACATCGCTACGTTCGGTGGCGATCCCGACCGCGTGATGATCGTCGGCGAGTCGGCCGGGGGCGGAGCAGTGATGGCCGTGATGCTGATGCCGCAGGCGGAAGGCCTCTACCATCGCGCGATTGCCCAGAGCACCTACATTCGTGGCTGGGACCGTCCGCTCGACTCGCCGGCCCGCGGCTGGGAACCGGCTCAGGCTCAGGGCGCGCGGATCGGCGAGGCGCTCGGCGCAAGCGGTGATGACGCGGACGAGCAACTTGCCGCGATGCGCGCCACCAGCGCCGGCGAGGTGCTCGAGGCATCCAACCGTGACGCTGGCAACACGTTCCGCAACACGGGTAATGTCTGGGCGCCGAATGTCGACGGCTGGGCGATCCTCGACGACCCGCTTGCCATGTACGAAGGCGGGCGCCAGCACGATGTTCCGTTGATCACCGGCCTGATGGGAAACGAGGGCTCGCTCTTCACCCGGAACATGGATATTGCCGACGTCGGATCATTCGAGGCGTACGTCCGCGCCGTCTACCCCGAGCACGCCGAGCAGATGCTTGCCCACTACGCCGTCGATTCTCCCGAATCGGCGACGGCCGGCATCGACAAACTGATTCACGACCTGCTCTTCGCCGGACCGGTTCGCGCCCACGCCGAGGCGCACGCGAAGAAGATGTCGCCGGTCTGGCTCTATCACTTTACGCATGCCCCGCCGACCGCCTGGGGAGAGACGCTCGGCGCCCATCACGCCGCCGAGCTGGTTTACGTTTTCGGAACGCTCACCCGAACCGACGACGGCGGCGAACGTCCCCTGGGGCTCAGCACCCTGGGCGACTTCACGGAGGCGGACTTCCGGCTCTCGGAGACGGTCAGGAGCTACTGGATCCAGTTTGCCGCAACCGGCAATCCCAACCGCCCTGATCTTCCGGACTGGCCAGTGTTCAACCTGGAATCGAACGAACACCTGGTTCTGAACACCGCCGCCGCCCCTGCCGCGGAGCTGGACGTCGCCGGCGCGGCGCTGTGGAACAGGCAGCAGACCGACCGGCGGGAGAGCAACTAG